In Vibrio japonicus, one DNA window encodes the following:
- the flgK gene encoding flagellar hook-associated protein FlgK: MASDLLNLGSQSVLTAQRQLNTTGHNISNVNTEGYSRQSVIQGTNMPRQFGGESYGMGVHVENVRRSWDQFAVNELNLSTTSHARKLDDESNLEMLSDMLSSVASKKIPENLNEWFDAVKSLADTPNDVGARKVVLEKATLITQNLNDFHETIRRQSDVTNKKLELGVERMNQLAVEIRDLHRLMMRTPGPHNDLMDQHEQLINELSEYTKVTVTPRKNSEGFNVHIGNGHTLVSGTEASQLTMIDGQPDVHQRRLAMVEGKGIKAITTKDIDGKVGAMLSMRDEKIPQIMDELGKLATAFSHDINELQSQGLDLKGNVGGLMFTDVNSDIAAKSRVVTSTNSNADLAVYIEDTSKLVGGEYSLQSTGSEYYLTRPNGEQTAVPVVGNAITVDGLRIEINSDLAAGERVLLRPTRNGAAQIKMETNDPNHIAAQSYEASTTFAQGDAKFSIENVGALREFEVIISPDGKQFAVTDPKGKILLSPQAYPPAGAVTVQGTTFELSEGALANDKFTANLVPSEGDNGNLLKMQNIQTEKKLNDGESTVVDIYHNLNTDVGLQMSTASRLTDVSRLEKESAQERVASISGVNLDEEAANMMKFQQAYMASSRIMQAANDTFNSILALR; encoded by the coding sequence ATGGCGTCTGATCTGCTGAATCTTGGTTCGCAAAGCGTACTGACGGCTCAGAGACAACTAAACACCACTGGTCATAACATCTCGAATGTGAATACCGAGGGTTATAGCCGTCAATCGGTGATACAAGGCACAAACATGCCGCGCCAGTTCGGTGGGGAGTCCTATGGTATGGGCGTGCATGTGGAAAATGTTCGCCGATCGTGGGATCAGTTTGCCGTCAATGAACTCAATTTGTCGACCACAAGCCACGCGAGAAAACTTGATGATGAAAGTAATCTTGAGATGCTCTCAGATATGCTTTCGTCTGTGGCGTCTAAAAAAATTCCTGAAAACTTAAACGAGTGGTTTGATGCGGTCAAATCTCTTGCGGATACCCCTAATGATGTTGGTGCTCGCAAGGTCGTTCTCGAAAAAGCGACGTTGATTACTCAAAACCTGAATGACTTCCACGAAACCATTCGCCGCCAGTCCGATGTAACCAATAAGAAGTTGGAATTAGGCGTGGAGCGAATGAACCAACTTGCGGTTGAAATTCGAGATTTACATCGACTCATGATGCGCACGCCTGGCCCTCATAATGACCTGATGGACCAGCATGAACAGCTTATTAACGAGCTGTCAGAGTACACCAAAGTGACCGTGACTCCGCGTAAGAACTCGGAAGGTTTTAACGTTCATATTGGCAATGGTCACACTTTGGTATCTGGTACGGAAGCGAGTCAACTCACCATGATTGATGGTCAACCAGATGTGCATCAACGCCGCCTCGCGATGGTCGAAGGTAAAGGTATTAAAGCCATAACGACCAAAGATATTGACGGTAAAGTGGGCGCGATGCTGTCTATGAGAGATGAAAAAATTCCTCAGATTATGGATGAGCTCGGTAAATTAGCGACCGCATTTTCTCACGATATCAATGAGCTGCAATCGCAGGGATTAGACCTTAAAGGTAATGTCGGTGGGCTTATGTTCACTGACGTCAACTCTGACATAGCGGCTAAATCTCGCGTGGTGACATCGACCAACTCTAACGCTGATTTAGCGGTCTACATTGAAGATACGTCAAAATTGGTTGGGGGTGAGTATTCACTTCAATCGACGGGTAGCGAATATTATCTTACTCGCCCAAATGGAGAACAGACCGCAGTGCCTGTTGTTGGCAATGCGATTACAGTCGATGGCCTTAGAATCGAAATTAACTCGGACTTGGCTGCAGGTGAGCGAGTTTTGTTAAGGCCAACACGTAACGGTGCCGCTCAGATCAAGATGGAAACCAATGATCCCAACCACATCGCGGCTCAAAGCTATGAGGCATCGACCACTTTTGCACAAGGAGATGCCAAGTTTTCCATTGAAAACGTCGGCGCGTTGCGCGAGTTTGAGGTAATTATTTCCCCTGATGGGAAGCAATTTGCCGTCACCGATCCAAAAGGGAAAATCCTTCTCTCGCCACAGGCTTACCCACCAGCAGGGGCTGTGACCGTGCAAGGGACAACATTTGAGTTATCAGAGGGCGCATTAGCCAACGACAAATTTACGGCAAACCTTGTCCCATCAGAAGGTGACAACGGTAACTTGCTAAAAATGCAAAATATCCAGACTGAGAAAAAACTCAATGATGGTGAGTCGACGGTAGTGGATATTTACCACAACTTAAACACGGACGTCGGCTTGCAGATGTCTACTGCATCGCGTTTGACGGATGTTTCTCGTTTGGAAAAAGAATCTGCACAAGAACGGGTCGCTTCCATTTCTGGTGTGAATCTCGATGAAGAGGCCGCCAACATGATGAAATTTCAACAAGCTTACATGGCTTCTTCGCGCATTATGCAAGCGGCTAACGATACCTTTAACAGTATTCTGGCATTGAGATAG
- the flgL gene encoding flagellar hook-associated protein FlgL gives MLNRISSFHNYQSVQNDFRRQETQVHHNQAQLASGKKLMKASDDPLATHYVQNLSQQKEQLRQYTDAIVLTRNRLENQEAIISNAESTTDEAKRTVMEMINGSLSPEDRMAKRREIQEMANNFFTLANVQNESGNYIFAGTKPKNQPFFRDRNGEVTYAGDSYQRNMKISNSLVMPINDPGNKLFMEIDNPLGDFEPQYNLQEASELLLERATNLNPDDQSTYTVTFVDMPEGKYGYQLERDGSVVKADTFEPSKGIQFEDVSIQVKGQITKGDAITLEPRKTYSVFDTFKETMELATGSVSDASNTAKLHQLTEEFHAAFIHLNKARSDIGARLSTLDIQEEQHDDFQLTLAKSQSNFEDLDYADAIIEFNENSRALQASQQAFGKTKDLTLFNYI, from the coding sequence ATGTTAAATAGAATCTCTAGCTTCCATAACTATCAGTCAGTGCAAAACGATTTTCGTCGTCAAGAAACTCAAGTGCATCATAACCAAGCGCAGTTGGCTTCTGGCAAAAAACTGATGAAAGCCAGTGATGACCCGTTGGCGACTCACTATGTGCAGAACCTCAGCCAACAGAAGGAACAACTTCGCCAATACACTGATGCTATCGTGTTAACGCGTAATCGCCTTGAGAACCAAGAAGCGATTATCTCCAATGCGGAAAGTACGACAGATGAAGCGAAACGCACAGTCATGGAAATGATCAACGGCTCGCTCTCTCCTGAAGATCGAATGGCAAAACGTAGAGAAATTCAGGAGATGGCGAACAACTTCTTCACTTTGGCGAATGTTCAGAATGAAAGCGGGAATTATATCTTTGCAGGCACTAAGCCCAAGAATCAACCATTCTTCCGTGATAGAAATGGAGAAGTGACCTACGCAGGCGATAGTTACCAGCGAAATATGAAAATTTCTAATAGCTTAGTCATGCCGATTAATGACCCTGGCAATAAGTTGTTTATGGAAATCGATAACCCACTTGGTGATTTTGAACCTCAATATAACTTGCAGGAAGCGTCAGAGCTGTTACTTGAACGTGCCACCAATTTAAACCCAGATGACCAGTCTACGTATACCGTCACGTTTGTGGATATGCCTGAGGGTAAATACGGCTATCAGTTGGAACGAGATGGCTCCGTTGTAAAAGCGGATACGTTTGAGCCATCAAAAGGCATTCAATTTGAAGATGTTTCTATTCAGGTAAAAGGCCAAATTACCAAGGGTGATGCGATTACCTTGGAGCCACGCAAAACCTACAGTGTATTTGATACGTTTAAAGAGACGATGGAGTTGGCCACTGGTTCTGTGTCCGATGCGTCTAATACGGCAAAACTTCACCAGTTAACGGAAGAGTTCCATGCCGCGTTTATTCATTTAAACAAAGCAAGATCCGATATCGGAGCGCGATTAAGCACGCTGGATATTCAAGAAGAGCAGCATGATGATTTCCAACTAACTCTGGCTAAATCTCAGAGTAACTTTGAAGATTTGGATTATGCAGACGCGATCATCGAATTTAATGAAAACTCGCGTGCTCTGCAGGCTTCGCAGCAAGCATTCGGAAAAACAAAAGATTTAACGTTATTTAACTATATCTAA
- a CDS encoding flagellin, translated as MTITVNTNVSAMTAQRYLDKATGDLTTSMERLSSGQKINSAKDDAAGLQISNRLTAQSRGLDVAMRNANDGISIAQTAEGAMNESTAILQRMRDLSLQSANGTNSDSERGAINEEITALQDELNRIAETTSFGGRKLLNGSFGEASFQIGASSGEAIIMGLTNIRADDFRMGGQTFVADQGKGKDWGVPAAAKDLKFEFTTKDGEAVTIDILAKAGDDIEELATYINGQTDLLKASVDQDGKLQVFAAEPNLSGNLAISGALSGELGLVGGAGAQTTVQNIDVRDVGGAQNAVGIIDAALKYVDSQRADLGAKQNRLSHSINNLANIQENVEASNSRIRDTDFAKETTAMTKSQILQQAGTSILAQAKQLPNSAMSLLQ; from the coding sequence ATGACCATTACAGTAAATACCAATGTTTCGGCGATGACCGCACAGCGTTACCTTGATAAGGCAACAGGCGATCTGACAACGTCAATGGAGCGTTTGTCTTCGGGCCAGAAAATCAATAGTGCAAAAGATGACGCTGCCGGTCTACAGATCTCAAACCGATTGACCGCCCAGTCTCGTGGTTTGGATGTCGCAATGCGCAACGCCAACGATGGTATTTCGATTGCACAAACGGCAGAAGGCGCGATGAACGAATCGACGGCGATTCTACAACGTATGCGTGACCTTTCGCTTCAGTCAGCTAACGGCACGAACTCTGACTCTGAACGTGGAGCGATCAACGAAGAGATCACTGCACTTCAAGACGAACTTAACCGTATCGCTGAAACAACATCATTTGGTGGTCGTAAACTACTGAATGGCAGCTTCGGTGAAGCATCATTCCAGATCGGTGCAAGTTCAGGTGAAGCGATTATTATGGGTCTGACTAATATTCGTGCGGACGATTTCCGTATGGGTGGTCAAACGTTTGTCGCTGACCAAGGCAAAGGTAAAGACTGGGGTGTACCAGCGGCAGCTAAAGATCTTAAATTTGAATTTACGACTAAAGATGGCGAAGCAGTCACCATCGATATCCTTGCGAAAGCAGGTGATGATATCGAGGAGCTGGCAACGTACATTAATGGTCAGACCGATTTACTCAAAGCGTCTGTCGATCAAGATGGCAAGCTGCAGGTTTTTGCTGCAGAACCAAACTTATCTGGCAACCTAGCTATCTCTGGTGCTTTGTCTGGTGAGCTTGGCCTTGTTGGAGGCGCTGGTGCTCAGACAACCGTTCAGAATATCGATGTACGTGATGTCGGTGGTGCTCAAAATGCTGTGGGTATTATTGATGCGGCGTTGAAATATGTAGATTCTCAGCGTGCTGACCTTGGTGCAAAACAGAACCGTTTAAGTCATAGCATCAACAATTTGGCTAACATCCAAGAAAACGTTGAAGCGTCAAACAGCCGCATCCGCGACACTGATTTCGCGAAAGAAACAACGGCAATGACGAAATCTCAGATTCTGCAACAAGCGGGTACTTCTATTCTCGCTCAAGCAAAACAATTGCCAAACTCTGCAATGTCGCTATTGCAGTAG
- a CDS encoding flagellin: MAVNVNTNVSAMTAQRHLNNATSAQQASMEKLSSGFKINSAKDDAAGLQISNRLNVQSRGLDVAVRNANDGISMAQTAEGAMNETTNILQRMRDLSLQSANGSNSKSERVAIQEEITALNDELNRIAETTSFGGNKLLNGTFATKSFQIGADNGEAVMLTMKNMRSDNTMMGGNSYQAANAKDANWAVDGTANDLTISLTDKAGDAQTITINAKAGDDIEELATYINGQTDMVKASIDEDGNMQIFADNNKVEGAVTFGGALNTELSFGGAQAVTVDTIDVTTVGGAQESVAIVDAALKFVDSHRAELGAFQNRFNHAVNNLDNINENVNASKSRIKDTDFAKETTALTKSQILSQASSSVLAQAKQAPNSALALLG; the protein is encoded by the coding sequence ATGGCGGTTAACGTAAATACTAATGTTTCAGCAATGACAGCACAGAGACATTTGAATAATGCGACGAGTGCACAGCAAGCCTCAATGGAGAAGCTATCGTCAGGCTTTAAGATCAACAGTGCGAAAGATGACGCCGCTGGCCTACAAATATCAAATCGATTAAACGTACAGAGCCGTGGCCTAGATGTCGCTGTTCGTAACGCGAATGACGGTATATCTATGGCACAAACCGCTGAAGGCGCCATGAACGAAACAACTAATATCCTACAGCGAATGCGTGATTTATCTCTCCAATCTGCGAATGGTTCTAACTCTAAATCTGAACGTGTTGCGATTCAGGAAGAGATTACCGCGTTAAACGATGAACTTAACAGAATTGCGGAAACGACATCGTTTGGTGGTAATAAGCTACTGAATGGTACCTTCGCGACTAAGTCGTTCCAGATCGGGGCGGACAATGGTGAAGCGGTTATGCTGACGATGAAAAATATGCGTAGCGATAACACGATGATGGGCGGAAACAGCTATCAAGCCGCCAATGCTAAAGATGCAAACTGGGCTGTTGACGGTACAGCAAATGATTTGACCATTTCGCTTACCGATAAAGCAGGCGATGCGCAGACCATTACGATTAATGCGAAAGCGGGTGATGACATAGAAGAGCTTGCTACCTACATCAACGGCCAAACAGATATGGTGAAAGCATCGATTGATGAAGATGGGAACATGCAGATCTTTGCTGATAATAACAAAGTTGAAGGCGCAGTAACGTTCGGAGGCGCTTTGAACACTGAGTTAAGCTTCGGAGGAGCTCAAGCGGTGACGGTTGATACTATCGATGTAACAACGGTTGGGGGCGCCCAGGAATCCGTGGCGATTGTTGATGCAGCGTTGAAGTTTGTTGATAGCCATCGCGCAGAGCTTGGTGCGTTTCAAAACCGTTTCAATCACGCGGTCAACAACTTAGATAACATTAACGAAAATGTAAATGCATCTAAGAGCCGCATCAAAGATACGGACTTTGCAAAAGAAACCACCGCTTTGACTAAGTCCCAGATCTTGAGCCAAGCATCTAGTTCTGTACTTGCTCAAGCGAAACAAGCGCCAAATTCGGCATTAGCACTGCTAGGGTAG
- the ychF gene encoding redox-regulated ATPase YchF, with protein sequence MGFKCGIVGLPNVGKSTLFNALTKAGIEAANFPFCTIEPNTGVVPVPDLRLDALAKIVNPQRILPTTMEFVDIAGLVAGASRGEGLGNKFLANIRETDAIGHVVRCFENENIVHVAGKVSPIEDIEVINLELAMADLDSCERAIQRNAKKAKGGDKDAKFELTVLEKLLPILTEGGMARTVELSKEELAAIGYLNFLTLKPTMYIANVNEDGFENNPYLDAVREFAEKENNVVVPVCAAIESELSELEDEDREEFLADMGIEEPGLNRVIRSGYELLTLHTYFTAGVKEVRAWTIPVGATAPQAAGKIHTDFEKGFIRAEVVGYDDFIQYNGENGAKDAGKWRLEGKEYIVKDGDVVHFRFNV encoded by the coding sequence ATGGGTTTTAAATGTGGCATCGTTGGCCTACCAAACGTTGGTAAATCAACTCTGTTTAACGCACTAACTAAAGCGGGCATCGAAGCAGCGAACTTCCCGTTCTGTACAATCGAACCAAACACTGGTGTTGTACCAGTGCCAGATCTACGTCTGGATGCATTAGCGAAAATCGTTAACCCACAGAGAATTCTGCCTACAACAATGGAATTCGTAGATATCGCAGGTCTAGTGGCTGGCGCATCTCGCGGTGAAGGTCTGGGTAACAAATTCCTAGCAAACATCCGTGAAACTGACGCTATCGGTCACGTTGTACGTTGTTTTGAGAACGAAAACATTGTTCACGTTGCAGGTAAAGTATCGCCTATCGAAGATATCGAAGTGATCAACCTTGAACTAGCAATGGCTGACCTTGATTCTTGTGAACGCGCTATCCAGCGTAACGCGAAGAAGGCAAAAGGCGGTGATAAAGACGCGAAATTCGAACTAACAGTATTAGAAAAGCTGTTACCTATTCTAACTGAAGGCGGCATGGCACGCACAGTTGAGCTATCTAAAGAAGAGTTAGCAGCGATCGGCTACCTAAACTTCCTAACGCTTAAGCCAACTATGTACATTGCAAACGTGAACGAAGATGGTTTCGAAAATAACCCGTACCTAGATGCAGTTCGTGAGTTCGCAGAAAAAGAAAACAACGTAGTTGTACCTGTATGTGCAGCTATCGAGTCTGAGCTATCTGAACTTGAAGACGAAGATCGTGAAGAGTTCCTAGCAGACATGGGGATCGAAGAGCCAGGTCTTAACCGTGTAATTCGTTCTGGTTATGAACTGCTGACTCTGCACACATACTTCACAGCTGGTGTAAAAGAAGTTCGCGCATGGACAATCCCTGTAGGTGCGACAGCTCCTCAAGCGGCAGGTAAGATCCACACTGACTTCGAAAAAGGCTTTATCCGCGCTGAAGTTGTTGGTTACGATGACTTTATCCAGTACAACGGTGAAAATGGTGCAAAAGACGCAGGTAAATGGCGTCTAGAAGGTAAAGAATACATCGTTAAAGATGGTGACGTTGTTCACTTCCGCTTCAATGTATAA
- the pth gene encoding aminoacyl-tRNA hydrolase, with product MSQQIKLLVGLANPGPEYAKTRHNAGAWVVEELARVHNITLKNEVKFFGMTGRITMNGQDLRLLIPTTFMNLSGKAIAALAKFYQIKPEEIMVAHDELDLPPGVAKFKKGGGHGGHNGLRDTISKLGNCKDFYRLRIGIGHPGHKDKVAGFVLGKAPAKEQELLDAAADESVRCLDILLKDGLSKAQNRLHTFKAE from the coding sequence TTGAGTCAACAAATTAAACTTCTCGTCGGCCTAGCTAATCCGGGGCCTGAATATGCAAAAACTCGACATAATGCGGGAGCTTGGGTAGTAGAAGAGCTAGCACGCGTCCACAACATCACACTGAAGAATGAAGTGAAATTCTTCGGCATGACAGGGCGTATTACGATGAATGGTCAGGATCTACGACTACTTATCCCTACCACCTTTATGAACCTCTCTGGTAAAGCTATTGCCGCTTTGGCAAAGTTCTATCAAATTAAACCAGAAGAGATAATGGTAGCGCACGATGAGTTGGATTTGCCTCCTGGTGTCGCTAAGTTTAAGAAAGGCGGTGGTCACGGCGGTCACAATGGTCTTCGCGACACAATTAGCAAACTTGGCAATTGCAAAGATTTCTATCGTTTAAGGATTGGTATTGGCCATCCTGGACACAAAGATAAAGTAGCAGGTTTTGTTCTTGGTAAAGCACCTGCAAAAGAGCAAGAGCTTCTTGATGCAGCAGCAGATGAGTCTGTCCGCTGCCTAGACATTCTATTAAAGGATGGCTTATCAAAAGCACAAAACCGTCTACACACGTTCAAAGCTGAATAA
- a CDS encoding ribose-phosphate pyrophosphokinase yields the protein MPDMKLFAGNATPELAQRIADRLYISLGDASVSRFSDGEVAVQINENVRGSDVFIIQSTCAPTNDNLMELVVMIDAMRRASAGRITAVIPYFGYARQDRRVRSARVPITAKVVADFLSNVGVDRVLTIDLHAEQIQGFFDVPVDNIFGTPVLLEDMQARGLENPVVVSPDLGGVVRARATAKALGDIDIAIVDKRRPRANVSEVMNLIGDVEGRDCVIVDDMIDTGGTLCKAAEALKERGAKRVFAYATHAVFSGNAAQNIGNSVLDQVIVTDSITMPKEMEATGKVTTLSLSRMLAEAIRRISNEESISAMFN from the coding sequence GTGCCTGATATGAAGCTATTTGCTGGTAACGCTACACCTGAACTAGCCCAACGTATTGCTGATCGTCTTTACATCTCTCTTGGTGACGCATCTGTTTCTCGTTTCTCTGACGGCGAAGTCGCTGTTCAAATCAACGAAAACGTACGTGGTAGCGATGTTTTCATCATCCAATCTACCTGCGCACCAACTAACGACAACCTAATGGAACTAGTAGTGATGATTGACGCAATGCGCCGCGCTTCAGCGGGCCGTATTACTGCAGTTATCCCTTATTTCGGCTATGCACGCCAAGACCGTCGTGTTCGTTCTGCTCGTGTACCAATCACGGCTAAAGTTGTTGCAGATTTCCTTTCTAACGTTGGTGTTGACCGCGTTCTTACTATCGACCTTCACGCTGAACAGATTCAAGGTTTCTTCGACGTACCAGTAGATAACATCTTCGGTACTCCAGTACTTCTTGAAGACATGCAAGCTCGCGGCCTAGAAAACCCAGTTGTGGTTTCTCCTGACCTTGGTGGTGTTGTTCGTGCTCGTGCAACGGCTAAAGCGCTAGGTGATATCGATATCGCTATCGTTGACAAGCGTCGTCCACGTGCAAACGTTTCTGAAGTAATGAACCTAATCGGTGATGTTGAAGGTCGCGACTGTGTGATCGTTGACGACATGATCGACACTGGCGGCACATTATGTAAAGCAGCAGAAGCACTAAAAGAGCGCGGTGCTAAGCGTGTATTTGCTTACGCGACTCACGCTGTATTCTCAGGTAACGCTGCGCAAAACATCGGCAACTCAGTTCTAGACCAAGTGATCGTCACTGACTCAATCACTATGCCTAAAGAGATGGAAGCGACGGGTAAAGTAACCACGCTAAGCCTATCTCGCATGCTTGCTGAAGCCATTCGTCGCATCAGCAACGAAGAGTCAATTTCTGCAATGTTCAACTAA
- the ispE gene encoding 4-(cytidine 5'-diphospho)-2-C-methyl-D-erythritol kinase, translating to MINATTSWPSPAKLNLFLYITGRRDNGYHELQTLFQFLTHGDELTITANHSGEITLEPEIPGVALQDNLIWKAAKALQERSGTSYGAHIQLNKVLPMGGGIGGGSSNAATTLVALNHLWQTEQSEDTLAEIGLKLGADVPVFTRGFAAFAEGIGEQLTEAEPEEKWYLVVRPNVSIATVDIFTHPDLIRNTPKRELATLLDADYGNDCEKIVRMLYPEVDKELSWLLQYAPSRLTGTGSCVFAEFSSESEAQNVLDKISDNVSAFIAQGKNTSPLHETLAKYQLAHKQSI from the coding sequence ATGATCAATGCAACCACCTCGTGGCCCTCTCCAGCCAAACTTAATTTGTTTCTCTACATCACGGGGCGCAGAGACAATGGCTATCATGAACTACAGACTTTGTTCCAGTTTTTAACCCACGGTGACGAACTTACGATTACCGCAAACCATAGTGGGGAGATTACTTTAGAACCGGAAATTCCGGGAGTTGCCCTGCAAGACAACTTAATATGGAAAGCGGCTAAAGCGCTGCAAGAAAGAAGTGGCACGTCCTATGGCGCGCATATCCAACTGAATAAAGTCTTACCTATGGGTGGCGGTATTGGTGGTGGTTCGTCCAATGCGGCAACCACGCTTGTAGCCCTCAACCACCTGTGGCAAACCGAACAATCAGAAGACACGTTAGCGGAAATCGGCTTAAAACTCGGTGCAGACGTACCCGTATTCACGCGAGGATTTGCCGCTTTTGCTGAAGGGATCGGCGAACAACTGACCGAAGCAGAGCCGGAAGAAAAGTGGTACTTAGTGGTAAGACCCAACGTAAGTATCGCGACTGTTGATATATTTACTCATCCGGATTTGATCAGAAATACACCAAAGCGAGAGCTGGCAACACTTCTTGACGCTGATTACGGAAACGATTGCGAAAAAATTGTCCGAATGCTTTATCCAGAGGTTGATAAGGAACTTTCATGGCTGCTACAATATGCGCCGTCAAGATTGACTGGGACTGGATCGTGCGTTTTTGCTGAGTTTTCAAGCGAAAGCGAAGCACAAAATGTCCTTGATAAAATATCTGACAACGTCTCCGCATTTATTGCGCAAGGTAAGAACACCTCACCTTTGCATGAGACTCTGGCTAAGTACCAATTAGCCCACAAACAATCTATCTAA
- the lolB gene encoding lipoprotein insertase outer membrane protein LolB, with the protein MMTNFRPLWILALNVLILSGCATVEPSTTNVEWDTHQQRLDTITQYSSNGKLGYIAPDQRQSLNFQWKHSPLTKQLRLTTFLGQTALNLNITPQGAMVETYDNGTYSSKDADSLIYQLTGLTIPVDQLSNWLLGDPTGADAYQLNDTNTVATLNKSIDGQLWQLEYIEYTDIQYSGVALPLPKKLKLKQNDISINIVITKWDLNS; encoded by the coding sequence ATGATGACGAATTTTCGCCCTCTTTGGATTCTCGCTCTCAATGTGCTGATTTTGTCAGGTTGTGCAACCGTCGAGCCCAGTACGACCAATGTAGAGTGGGATACACATCAACAACGTTTAGATACCATCACTCAGTACAGTTCTAACGGCAAATTAGGGTACATTGCACCAGATCAGCGACAATCACTGAATTTTCAATGGAAACACTCTCCTCTCACTAAACAACTGAGACTCACCACCTTTTTAGGGCAAACCGCTCTCAATCTAAACATCACACCGCAAGGTGCAATGGTCGAAACCTACGACAACGGTACCTATTCATCCAAAGATGCCGACTCTCTGATTTACCAACTGACTGGATTAACCATCCCCGTAGATCAATTGAGCAATTGGTTGTTAGGAGATCCGACAGGAGCAGATGCTTATCAACTCAACGATACCAACACTGTTGCAACGCTCAATAAGAGCATTGATGGGCAACTTTGGCAGCTCGAATACATTGAATACACAGACATCCAATATTCAGGCGTTGCCTTGCCTCTTCCTAAAAAGCTCAAACTCAAGCAAAACGATATCTCGATTAATATTGTCATTACCAAGTGGGATCTGAATTCATGA
- the hemA gene encoding glutamyl-tRNA reductase produces the protein MSLLAIGINHNTASVELREKVAFGPDKLPEALKQLSENSAVNGSVIVSTCNRTEIYCDVKGAGKSKIIEWLSLFHQVSPESLKPSLYTYEEQAAIRHLMRVSCGLDSLVLGEPQILGQVKQAYTDAREHKAVDSAMEKLFQKTFSVAKRVRTETDIGGNAVSVAYAACTLAKHIFESLEDSTVLLVGAGETIELVAKHLSGNGCTKMIVANRTRERALPLAQEFGAKIIGLPEIPDYLPKADIVISSTASPLPIIGKGMVETALKARRFQPMLLVDIAVPRDIESQVGELNDAYLYTVDDLQSIVENNMEQRKIEAIQAEAIVSEESAGFMSWLRSLQAVDSIRDYRSCANEIRSELLNKSIQSLAAGADPEKVLLELSNKLTNRLIHEPTRALKSAAEQGEPAKLAIIRQSLGLED, from the coding sequence ATGTCTTTGCTAGCTATAGGTATCAATCATAATACGGCCTCGGTTGAACTGCGTGAAAAAGTTGCCTTTGGACCGGATAAGTTACCTGAAGCGCTTAAGCAGCTCAGTGAGAATTCAGCGGTTAATGGCAGTGTCATTGTGTCCACTTGTAACCGAACTGAGATTTACTGTGACGTTAAGGGAGCTGGGAAAAGTAAAATTATTGAGTGGCTGTCTCTGTTCCACCAAGTGAGTCCAGAATCTCTGAAACCCAGTCTGTACACTTATGAAGAGCAAGCGGCAATCCGCCATTTGATGCGAGTATCGTGCGGGTTGGACTCGTTAGTTCTTGGCGAGCCGCAAATTCTGGGACAAGTAAAACAAGCCTACACCGACGCCCGAGAGCACAAAGCGGTCGATTCTGCGATGGAAAAGCTGTTCCAAAAAACGTTTTCTGTCGCGAAACGCGTACGCACAGAAACAGATATCGGTGGCAATGCCGTGTCTGTAGCGTATGCTGCCTGCACGCTGGCTAAACATATTTTTGAGTCACTTGAAGATTCTACGGTTTTACTTGTCGGAGCGGGTGAAACCATAGAGTTGGTGGCGAAACACCTTTCAGGCAATGGGTGTACAAAGATGATTGTGGCGAACCGAACCCGAGAAAGAGCGCTGCCTCTTGCTCAAGAGTTTGGTGCGAAAATCATCGGGCTGCCTGAAATCCCAGATTATTTGCCTAAAGCCGATATCGTGATCAGTTCGACCGCAAGCCCTCTTCCTATTATCGGTAAGGGGATGGTAGAAACGGCGCTTAAAGCGAGACGTTTTCAGCCAATGCTGTTAGTCGATATCGCTGTCCCGCGAGATATCGAATCTCAAGTCGGTGAGTTAAACGACGCATACCTCTATACTGTTGACGACCTTCAATCGATTGTTGAAAACAATATGGAACAGCGAAAAATTGAAGCGATTCAAGCGGAAGCCATCGTCAGTGAAGAAAGTGCGGGGTTTATGTCTTGGCTGCGCTCTTTACAAGCCGTCGACAGTATTCGCGACTACCGCAGCTGCGCAAATGAAATTCGCTCCGAGTTATTAAATAAAAGTATCCAGTCTCTCGCTGCTGGGGCCGATCCAGAGAAAGTTCTATTGGAACTGAGCAACAAGCTCACCAATAGACTGATCCATGAGCCTACAAGAGCATTGAAAAGTGCGGCAGAGCAAGGCGAGCCAGCTAAACTCGCTATTATTAGACAAAGTTTGGGTCTAGAAGACTGA